One Cryptomeria japonica chromosome 9, Sugi_1.0, whole genome shotgun sequence genomic window carries:
- the LOC131038037 gene encoding growth-regulating factor 6, translating into MDFSAVCLDGVLGMGGSNNQLKHCRSGSEMDLENTTSRDQDWRSAAKMARTDSYLMRSGSMVSDASHNASSELMECAEQQASRLMRSDSVVSPYNKCLTSLPFGGYQYSTSTKPAGILPMGVSNGGNGMHGIFGGTRMSPFTASQWQELEHQALIFKYMMAGMAVPPELLISIRKNHTLNMFSTLSSPGLGSLRPNLGWGSFHLGFANNTDPEPGRCRRTDGKKWRCSRDAVPDQKYCERHMNRGRHRSRKPVEGQTANQTSGGAANTGGAANNSSSATTTSLAAARSAANPANINATNNSISSNNNSNANLSSLANLRQSQQQHHTGLKHNAFASSIDASSTPFQIPLNVDRYLNGIKSEISGQYFEPTNSSLFNDNTWRSRMVTPTAKTTNNLISFETRSLVEEAPDFGLGQMNLLPLTNQRNESQQQRPAGIRHFFDDWPTTTTAAAATTRDHRSAALSWSDMEHLRTAAAAASTTTSTSSATQLSISIPSDFSSPTSPNNKLTLSPLKLSTARSEDPLVMDMGLGMGMGLGIHESDHHQRHHQRQQSHQQQHTSWIPITWESPVGGPLAEVLNSTTATPSAKNTSSSALNLMIGDGWDCSSSSPGRGDTSPTGVLQKTFGSLSDSSTGSSPRALKGDSGGLCDNLRTVAFVTAPAQISTT; encoded by the exons ATGGATTTCTCGGCGGTTTGTTTGGACGGGGTGTTGGGAATGGGGGGGAGTAATAACCAGCTTAAGCATTGCCGGTCGGGCTCTGAGATGGATTTGGAGAACACGACGTCAAGGGATCAAGACTGGAGAAGTGCAGCCAAGATGGCTCGTACTGATTCATACCTTATGCGGAGTGGTTCTATGGTGTCTGATGCTTCGCATAATGCTTCTTCTGAGTTGATGGAGTGTGCAGAGCAGCAGGCTAGTAGGCTAATGAGAAGTGATTCTGTTGTTTCTCCTTATAATAAGTGTCTTACCAGCTTGCCCTTTGGGGGGTACCAGTATTCCACGTCCACTAAGCCTGCAG GAATCCTGCCTATGGGTGTTTCCAATGGAGGCAACGGCATGCATGGAATATTTGGCGGTACACGGATGAGTCCGTTTACGGCGTCACAGTGGCAGGAGTTGGAGCACCAGGCCTTAATTTTCAAGTATATGATGGCTGGTATGGCGGTACCGCCAGAGCTTCTGATTTCGATTCGTAAAAATCACACCTTGAATATGTTCTCTACTCTGTCTTCACCAGGTTTAGGATCCCTCCGCCCCAACT TGGGGTGGGGTTCTTTCCATTTGGGTTTTGCCAACAATACGGATCCAGAGCCGGGAAGATGCCGCAGAACGGATGGGAAGAAGTGGCGTTGTTCCAGGGACGCCGTTCCAGACCAGAAGTATTGTGAACGGCACATGAACAGAGGCCGTCACCGTTCAAGAAAGCCTGTGGAAGGCCAGACTGCAAATCAAACTAGCGGCGGCGCCGCCAACACTGGCGGCGCTGCTAACAATTCCTCCTCTGCAACGACAACAAGTCTGGCTGCTGCTCGTAGCGCTGCAAATCCTGCTAATATCAATGCTACTAATAATAGTATTAGTAGTAATAATAATAGCAATGCCAATTTATCCTCTCTAGCAAATTTACGCCAATCTCAACAACAGCACCACACAGGGCTTAAGCACAATGCCTTTGCTTCATCCATCGATGCTTCTTCCACTCCCTTCCAAATTCCGCTCAACGTCGACAG GTATCTGAACGGGATAAAAAGTGAGATATCTGGGCAGTATTTTGAGCCCACAAACAGCAGCCTTTTCAACGACAATACATGGCGATCAAGAATGGTAACGCCCACGGCAAAGACTACAAACAATCTGATAAGCTTTGAGACTCGATCTCTAGTGGAGGAGGCCCCAGACTTCGGGCTGGGCCAGATGAATCTCCTCCCTCTGACAAACCAACGTAACGAATCCCAACAGCAAAGGCCCGCGGGCATACGGCACTTCTTTGACGACTGGCCCACCACCACCACCGCCGCCGCCGCCACTACAAGAGACCACCGCTCAGCCGCTCTATCATGGTCAGACATGGAGCACTTGCGCACCGCCGCCGCCGCcgcctccaccaccacctccacctcctctgcCACTCAGCTCTCCATTTCCATTCCCTCTGATTTCTCCTCCCCTACATCCCCAAATAACAAGCTAACTCTCTCACCTCTCAAGCTCTCAACAGCCCGCTCAGAAGACCCATTAGTAATGGACATGGGCTTGGGAATGGGCATGGGTTTGGGCATTCACGAATCCGACCACCATCAGCGCCACCACCAGCGGCAGCAAAGCCATCAGCAGCAGCACACAAGCTGGATTCCAATAACATGGGAGAGCCCAGTTGGTGGGCCCCTAGCGGAGGTTCTCAATTCCACCACCGCCACCCCTAGTGCCAAAAACACTTCCTCCTCTGCGCTTAATCTCATGATCGGTGATGGGTGGGACTGCAGCAGCAGTAGCCCTGGCCGTGGGGACACTTCACCGACAGGTGTCTTGCAGAAGACTTTTGGTTCCCTGTCTGATAGCAGTACAGGCAGTAGCCCCCGTGCTCTTAAGGGGGATTCCGGTGGCCTCTGTGATAATCTCAGGACTGTGGCGTTTGTCACTGCACCCGCTCAAATCTCCACCACTTAA